Below is a window of Candidatus Methylomirabilota bacterium DNA.
CGGCAGCACGATGCCGCCGCCCACGACGCCCGCCCAGAGCGGCCGGCGCAGCGGGCCGCGGGTGAGCAGCCGGGCCGCGCGCGCCGCGTCCTGGGTGGCGTGTGAGGTGAGCAGCTCGGCGAAGAGCACCAGCGCGCTCACCAGCAGCGAGGCCCAGAGCACGAGCCCGAGCCCGCCCACCACGATCTGCGCGCTGCCGAGCGCACGCGCGACGAGCAGCAGGCTCGCGGAGCCCGCGACGAGCGCGGCCACCAGCAGGTGCGGCAGCAGCAGCGGGCTCTGCCAGAAATCACGGCCCTCCGCCTGCCCGAACAGGAACGCGCTGTACCCGGCGGTCGCGGCGGCCACGATGGCCACCGGCCCCGAAAGCACGCGCAGCGCGGGGAGGCTGGCCACGACGCCGGCGAGGAGCCACAGCGTGCCGAGCCCGCCCGCCGCGAACAGGATGAAGCCGCCCAGAGCCAGCCACGAGCGCGGATTGGGCTTGAAGATCACGTAGAGGAATCGCTCCGGGCGCTTGAGATCGAGCACGAGCAGCAGGCTCGTGAGCAGCAGGAAGAGCAACCCGATCGCCGGCGCGGCGAGGCCGGTGAGGGTGTCGGCGGTGAGGAATCCGCCGGCGACCCCGAGCGCCGCCACCAGGAACGCGCCCGCCGCGATGGACTTCGTCCAGAGATAGGCCGCCACCTTCGCGCCCCACGGGCGCTCCGGATGCGCCACGTCGTAGACGGTGCGCGCCAGCCCGAGCAGGTCGACGCGGTCGTCCGTCGGCATCGGCGGCGTCACGACCGCGTGGTTGCGCTGGCCCGGCTCCGGGATGCGCGAGACCTGCGAGAACACGAAGCCGCCGCGCCGCTCCTGGCGGTCGGGCGTGAGCGACGCCGACTCCGCCCCCAGGTAGTAGAGCTTCGGGCGCGTCCCCTGCTCCGGCTTGCGCACCTGCGTCTGCTGCGAGGCCACCAGCCGAGCGATCGGGCTGTGCGGGTCGTCGAGATCACCGGGCACGATCGCCTGCACCGGGCACACCACCACGCAGGCCGGCTCGAGCCCG
It encodes the following:
- a CDS encoding 4Fe-4S dicluster domain-containing protein is translated as MRYGFVIDQRKCIGCHACTVACKEENQVPLGVNRTWVKYIEKGVFPDTRRYFSVMRCNHCDDAPCVTICPTVALYRRPDGIVDFDGARCIGCKSCMQACPYDALYIDPETKTAAKCHYCAHRVEAGLEPACVVVCPVQAIVPGDLDDPHSPIARLVASQQTQVRKPEQGTRPKLYYLGAESASLTPDRQERRGGFVFSQVSRIPEPGQRNHAVVTPPMPTDDRVDLLGLARTVYDVAHPERPWGAKVAAYLWTKSIAAGAFLVAALGVAGGFLTADTLTGLAAPAIGLLFLLLTSLLLVLDLKRPERFLYVIFKPNPRSWLALGGFILFAAGGLGTLWLLAGVVASLPALRVLSGPVAIVAAATAGYSAFLFGQAEGRDFWQSPLLLPHLLVAALVAGSASLLLVARALGSAQIVVGGLGLVLWASLLVSALVLFAELLTSHATQDAARAARLLTRGPLRRPLWAGVVGGGIVLPLVLLMSASVPFGSELAAALALGGLWLWEELWIRAGQMIPLS